One genomic segment of Brassica napus cultivar Da-Ae chromosome A3, Da-Ae, whole genome shotgun sequence includes these proteins:
- the LOC106443762 gene encoding uncharacterized protein At3g61260-like, with amino-acid sequence MESGKAQLSVINAWKEQKITKVTNKTEKKLLEISAWEKKQTTKIESQLADTQRKMDSKKKEKAEKLRRKKAAVHAKAQEKKARVQTRRAQEILDAEDEAATFQATGQIPNKSSCSCF; translated from the exons ATGGAGTCGG GAAAAGCGCAGCTATCAGTCATCAATGCATGGAAGGaacaaaagataacaaaggTGACGAACAA GACTGAGAAGAAGCTCCTAGAGATTTCAGCATGGGAAAAAAAGCAAACAACCAAGATCGAATCTCAACTCGCTGATACCCAG CGGAAGATGGACAGTAAGAAAAAGGAGAAAGCGGAGAAACTGAGGCGCAAGAAAGCAGCAGTTCATGCAAAAGCGCAAGAGAAGAAGGCACGGGTTCAAACCCGACGCGCTCAAGAGATCCTCGATGCAGAAGACGAAGCTGCTACGTTTCAAGCCACGGGACAGATTCCCAACAAGTCATCTTGCAGCTGCTTCTGA
- the LOC106438597 gene encoding acyl-CoA hydrolase 2 isoform X1, which yields MIDFCRSVKRSTMNTESVVELLGKVPLLQRLTSLSLKIIAQVVVFKRYERGDYVVRRDEEVEGVYFLLQGQAQVLGSADDSSEFLLKPFDFFGRGIFGNVYSADVVALSQLTCLLLMSHHCSLLDTNPISDPDQDLDTPCLVERILSLDPLDLTLFRGFTIPNAPTFGKVFGGQLVGQALAAATNTVESTKIVHNLHSYFLLVGDITIPILYEVNHLRDGNNFATRRVDARQKGKTIFILFASFQREQQGFDHQESNMPLMSPPETLVTREEMIERRMTDPLLPRDYRNKIAAEKILTWPIDIRFCEPSYYTEQTKSPPRLNYWFRARGKLSDDQALHRCVVAFASDLIFACIGLNPHRKKGMSAAALSLDHSLWFHRPLRADDWLLFVMVNPTSFQSRGLTTGEMFNRKGELVVSLTQEALLKEAVTIKPIFGAKL from the exons ATGATTGACTTTTGCCGGTCTGTCAAACGTTCAACGATGAACACTGAATCAG TAGTGGAGTTGCTTGGGAAGGTGCCCTTGTTGCAGCGATTAACAAGTCTTTCTCTCAAGATAATCGCACAAGTCGTTGTGTTCAAGCGTTACG AGAGAGGGGATTATGTGGTGCGTAGAGATGAGGAGGTGGAGGGTGTTTACTTTCTCCTTCAAGGACAG GCTCAGGTTCTGGGATCAGCCGACGACTCCTCGGAGTTCCTCTTGAAACCATTTGATTTCTTCGGCCGTG GTATTTTTGGGAATGTTTACTCAGCAGATGTTGTTGCTCTCTCACAG CTTACCTGCTTGCTGCTCATGTCTCATCATTGTTCTTTGCTTGACACCAACCCTATCTCCGATCCTGATCAGGATCTTGACACACCCTGTCTTGTGGAACGCATTTTGTCTCTCGATCCATTAGAT TTGACTCTTTTTCGGGGTTTCACTATACCCAATGCTCCAACCTTTGGCAAGGTTTTTGGAGGCCAATTAGTTGGACAG GCACTTGCCGCAGCTACAAACACTGTTGAATCTACCAAGATTGTTCATAATTTACACTCCTATTTCCTTCTTGTTGGAGATATTACTA TTCCCATCCTATACGAAGTTAACCACTTACGTGATGGCAACAACTTTGCCACCCGAAGAGTTGATGCTAGACAGAAAGGCAAAACCATTTTCATCTTGTTTGCTTCATTTCAG agagagcaacaaggttTCGATCACCAAGAGTCTAACATGCCTCTTATGTCACCTCCTGAAACG CTTGTAACAAGAGAGGAGATGATTGAACGGCGTATGACTGACCCTCTGCTACCTAG gGATTACCGAAACAAAATTGCAGCTGAAAAAATTCTCACATGGCCTATAGACATTCGATTTTGTGAGCCAAGTTATTATACAGAACAGACAAAGTCTCCTCCAAG ATTGAACTATTGGTTTAGAGCAAGGGGAAAACTTTCTGATGACCAAGCTTTACACCG ATGTGTGGTTGCATTTGCTTCAGATCTGATATTCGCATGTATCGGTTTAAACCCTCACCGCAAAAAAGGCATGAGTGCAGCTGCTCTTAGCCTGGACCACTC GTTGTGGTTCCACCGACCTCTAAGAGCTGATGACTGGCTGCTCTTTGTG ATGGTGAATCCCACATCATTCCAGAGTCGCGGTCTGACCACAGGAGAAATGTTCAACAGAAAGGGAGAG CTGGTGGTATCATTGACGCAAGAAGCATTGCTAAAAGAAGCGGTGACGATTAAGCCCATCTTCGGCGCCAAGCTCTAa
- the LOC106438600 gene encoding NAD-dependent malic enzyme 2, mitochondrial, producing MMWRNIARFSKTAAAAGRTGGSRRCLSTAIPGPCIVHKRGSDILHDPWFNKDTGFPLTERDRLGLRGLLPPRIISFEQQYDRFIESFRSLERNTLGQPDNVVSLAKWRILNRLHDRNETLYYRVLIDNIKDFAPIIYTPTVGLVCQNYSGLYRRPRGMYFSAKDKGEMMSMIYNWPAHQVDMIVITDGSRILGLGDLGVQGIGIPIGKLDMYVAAAGINPQRVLPIMLDVGTNNQKLLQNPLYLGLRQPRLEGDEYLGIIDEFMEAAFTRWPKAVVQFEDFQAKWAFETLDRYRKKFCMFNDDVQGTAGVALAGLLGTVRAQGRPLSDFVNQKIVVVGAGSAGLGVTKTAAQAVARMAGISFAEATKNFYLIDKDGLVTTERSKLDPAVVPFAKNPAEIREGASIVEVVKTVRPHVLLGLSGVGGIFNEEVLKAMRESDSCKPAIFAMSNPTLNAECTAADAFKHAGENIVFGSGSPFENVQLENGNVGHVNQANNMYLFPGIGLGTLLSGARIVTDGMLLAAAECLASYMTDEEVQKGILYPSINNIRHITAEVGAAVLRAAVSDDIVEGHGDVGPRDLSHMSKEETVDYITRNMWFPIYSPLVHEK from the exons ATGATGTGGAGGAACATTGCTCGCTTCTCCAAGACTGCGGCGGCTGCTGGAAGAACCGGCGGATCTCGGAGGTGCTTGTCGACGGCGATACCTGGTCCTTGCATAGTCCACAAACGTGGTTCCGACATCCTTCACGATCCATGGTTTAACAAG GACACAGGTTTTCCTTTGACTGAGAGAGATAGATTGGGGCTAAGAGGCTTGCTTCCTCCTCGTATCATCTCCTTTGAACAGCAATATGACCGTTTCA TTGAGTCCTTTCGGTCCCTAGAGAGGAACACACTAGGGCAGCCAGACAACGTTGTCTCTTTAGCCAAGTGGAGGATTCTCAACAGGTTGCACGACCGTAACGAGACTTTGTACTACCGA GTCCTTATTGATAATATTAAAGATTTTGCACCAATTATATACACCCCCACCGTTGGACTGGTTTGTCAGAACTATTCGGGTTTGTACAGAAGACCCCGAGGAATGTACTTCAGCGCCAAAGACAAAGGAGAGATGATGTCTATGATCTATAACTGGCCTGCTCACCAGGTTGATATGATTGTCATCACTGATGGTAGCCGTATCCTTGGCTTAGGAGACCTTGGTGTCCAGGGTATTGGGATTCCTATTGGCAAGCTCGACATGTACGTGGCTGCTGCAGGAATCAATCCACAGAGA GTTTTGCCAATTATGTTGGATGTAGGCACAAATAATCAAAAGCTCCTACAGAATCCTCTCT ATTTAGGACTCAGACAGCCTAGGTTGGAAGGAGACGAGTACCTTGGGATTATTGATGAATTTATGGAAGCTGCATTCACACGCTGGCCTAAGGCCGTCGTacag TTCGAAGATTTCCAAGCGAAATGGGCTTTTGAAACTTTGGATAGATATCGAAAAAAGTTCTGCATGTTCAATGATGATGTCCAG GGAACTGCTGGTGTTGCTCTCGCTGGACTATTGGGAACTGTAAGAGCCCAAGGTCGGCCTTTGTCCGACTTTGTGAACCAAAAGATTGTTGTGGTGGGAGCTGGAAG TGCGGGGCTCGGTGTAACAAAGACGGCAGCACAGGCGGTTGCGAGAATGGCAGGCATCAGCTTCGCTGAAGCAACGAAAAACTTTTACCTAATAGATAAAGAT GGTCTTGTCACCACGGAGAGGTCAAAACTTGACCCAGCAGTTGTACCTTTTGCCAAAAATCCAGCTGAGATACGTGAGGGAGCAAGTATCGTTGAAGTG GTGAAGACAGTGAGGCCACATGTACTTCTTGGTTTATCTGGAGTTGGTGGCATCTTCAATGAAGAA GTTCTCAAGGCAATGCGAGAATCTGATTCATGCAAGCCCGCCATTTTTGCTATGTCGAATCCCACCTTAAATG CCGAGTGCACTGCTGCTGATGCATTTAAGCACGCTGGAGAAAACATAGTCTTTGGAAGTGGAAGCCCATTTGAAAACGTTCAACTTG AGAATGGTAACGTTGGGCATGTGAATCAGGCCAACAACATGTACCTATTCCCCGG GATCGGGTTAGGGACTCTTCTATCTGGTGCGCGTATTGTAACTGATGGAATGTTGCTAGCAGCTGCAGAATG CCTTGCGTCCTACATGACTGACGAAGAAGTCCAAAAAGGCATCCTTTACCCTTCAATCAACAA CATCCGACACATAACAGCTGAGGTAGGGGCGGCTGTTCTAAGAGCTGCGGTATCTGATGACATTGTAGAAGGTCATGGGGATGTTGGTCCGAGAGATCTCAGTCACATGTCCAAG GAGGAGACAGTGGATTACATCACAAGGAACATGTGGTTCCCAATTTACAGCCCTCTCGTGCACGAGAAATAG
- the LOC106438597 gene encoding acyl-CoA hydrolase 2 isoform X2 codes for MIDFCRSVKRSTMNTESVVELLGKVPLLQRLTSLSLKIIAQVVVFKRYERGDYVVRRDEEVEGVYFLLQGQAQVLGSADDSSEFLLKPFDFFGRGIFGNVYSADVVALSQLTCLLLMSHHCSLLDTNPISDPDQDLDTPCLVERILSLDPLDLTLFRGFTIPNAPTFGKVFGGQLVGQALAAATNTVESTKIVHNLHSYFLLVGDITIPILYEVNHLRDGNNFATRRVDARQKGKTIFILFASFQREQQGFDHQESNMPLMSPPETLVTREEMIERRMTDPLLPRDYRNKIAAEKILTWPIDIRFCEPSYYTEQTKSPPRLNYWFRARGKLSDDQALHRCVVAFASDLIFACIGLNPHRKKGMSAAALSLDHSLWFHRPLRADDWLLFVMVNPTSFQSRGLTTGEMFNRKGEFLVKLKRV; via the exons ATGATTGACTTTTGCCGGTCTGTCAAACGTTCAACGATGAACACTGAATCAG TAGTGGAGTTGCTTGGGAAGGTGCCCTTGTTGCAGCGATTAACAAGTCTTTCTCTCAAGATAATCGCACAAGTCGTTGTGTTCAAGCGTTACG AGAGAGGGGATTATGTGGTGCGTAGAGATGAGGAGGTGGAGGGTGTTTACTTTCTCCTTCAAGGACAG GCTCAGGTTCTGGGATCAGCCGACGACTCCTCGGAGTTCCTCTTGAAACCATTTGATTTCTTCGGCCGTG GTATTTTTGGGAATGTTTACTCAGCAGATGTTGTTGCTCTCTCACAG CTTACCTGCTTGCTGCTCATGTCTCATCATTGTTCTTTGCTTGACACCAACCCTATCTCCGATCCTGATCAGGATCTTGACACACCCTGTCTTGTGGAACGCATTTTGTCTCTCGATCCATTAGAT TTGACTCTTTTTCGGGGTTTCACTATACCCAATGCTCCAACCTTTGGCAAGGTTTTTGGAGGCCAATTAGTTGGACAG GCACTTGCCGCAGCTACAAACACTGTTGAATCTACCAAGATTGTTCATAATTTACACTCCTATTTCCTTCTTGTTGGAGATATTACTA TTCCCATCCTATACGAAGTTAACCACTTACGTGATGGCAACAACTTTGCCACCCGAAGAGTTGATGCTAGACAGAAAGGCAAAACCATTTTCATCTTGTTTGCTTCATTTCAG agagagcaacaaggttTCGATCACCAAGAGTCTAACATGCCTCTTATGTCACCTCCTGAAACG CTTGTAACAAGAGAGGAGATGATTGAACGGCGTATGACTGACCCTCTGCTACCTAG gGATTACCGAAACAAAATTGCAGCTGAAAAAATTCTCACATGGCCTATAGACATTCGATTTTGTGAGCCAAGTTATTATACAGAACAGACAAAGTCTCCTCCAAG ATTGAACTATTGGTTTAGAGCAAGGGGAAAACTTTCTGATGACCAAGCTTTACACCG ATGTGTGGTTGCATTTGCTTCAGATCTGATATTCGCATGTATCGGTTTAAACCCTCACCGCAAAAAAGGCATGAGTGCAGCTGCTCTTAGCCTGGACCACTC GTTGTGGTTCCACCGACCTCTAAGAGCTGATGACTGGCTGCTCTTTGTG ATGGTGAATCCCACATCATTCCAGAGTCGCGGTCTGACCACAGGAGAAATGTTCAACAGAAAGGGAGAG TTTTTGGTTAAGCTTAAAAGAGTGTGA
- the LOC106370662 gene encoding uncharacterized protein LOC106370662 gives MSQTKIGIQHNSGLVGSELDWSVKKIKSGSYVCWFGLKKKKKVNPDSPRAPLPPDHPTYSSSCSSSSTLPLLHSSSTPPPLLSLSASRTLPDTMSNHVRDIPGSPKESYKMLYSYLYMLEQVNPGTKTCLKLDDRSKFEYLFIALGACIEGFAVMRKVIAVEGIRLKNGGVLVFAKAQDPNGQSYPLAFAVVDGENLASWTWFFEMLKSVIPDSSELVFISTLHQSLIFAIGNVFPQAHHGHCLWHLKEKVKLHACNVNKNIVGQKLMELGRYYTVDDFNSAYDSFKIRCPAAYKYVEECGIEKDKWARVFFPRDRYNLDTSNTLGSMKNVFKEATRWALIPMLDCIIRKFSDWFTQRKDVVSRSMNTRLVPRVENYLHDLWAVAHKLPVRELDSYELKYEITDTAGKVFWATLVGKTCTCKVWDYEKFPCLHGLAAYIYFARNVDGRRLDIHELCSKYYWTEMWHLAYSRTLNVVPDMASWNVPDQIKEVKIIPPYRIKRQGRKRV, from the exons ATGTCCCAAACCAAAATCGGCATCCAACATAACTCGGGTTTGGTCGGATCTGAATTGGATTGgtctgtaaaaaaaattaaaagtggtTCTTATGTTTGTTGGTTTggtctaaaaaaaaagaaaaaagtgaaTCCCGATTCTCCCCGAGCTCCCCTCCCCCCAGACCACCCAACCTACAGCTCCTCCTGCAGCTCCTCCTCCACTCTCCCCCTCCTCCACTCCTCCTCCACTCCTCCTccactcctctctctctcagctTCTCGAACGCTGCCG GACACAATGAGCAATCACGTCAGAGATATACCTGGTAGTCCGAAAGAGAGCTACAAGATGTTGTATAGCTATTTGTACATGTTAGAGCAAGTGAATCCGGGGACAAAAACCTGTTTGAAATTGGATGATAGAAGTAAATTTGAGTACCTTTTCATAGCTTTGGGAGCTTGCATTGAAGGGTTTGCAGTTATGAGGAAGGTGATAGCTGTGGAGGGGATACGTCTGAAGAACGGTGGTGTTTTAGTTTTCGCGAAAGCTCAGGATCCTAATGGTCAGAGTTATCCACTTGCGTTTGCAGTAGTAGATGGTGAGAATCTTGCTAGTTGGACTTGGTTTTTCGAGATGCTTAAAAGTGTTATACCAGACTCTTCTGAACTGGTTTTCATTAGTACTCTTCATCAGAGCTTGATTTTCGCCATAGGAAACGTATTTCCACAGGCTCACCATGGTCATTGTTTATGGCATTTGAAGGAAAAGGTGAAATTACATGCTTGTAACGTCAACAAGAATATAGTCGGGCAAAAACTTATGGAGTTGGGCAGATATTACACGGTTGATGACTTCAATTCTGCTTACGACTCATTTAAGATAAGATGTCCAGCTGCGTACAAGTATGTGGAGGAATGTGGTATTGAAAAGGACAAATGGGCAAGGGTTTTTTTCCCACGTGATAGGTACAACTTGGATACAAGCAACACTCTGGGATCAATGAAGAACGTGTTTAAAGAGGCAACAAGGTGGGCCTTAATACCAATGCTGGATTGTATCATTAGGAAATTCTCTGATTGGTTCACTCAACGGAAGGATGTTGTTTCTAGATCAATGAATACAAGACTGGTGCCTCGGGTTGAGAACTACTTGCACGATCTATGGGCTGTTGCACATAAGTTACCTGTGCGGGAACTTGATAGTTACGAGCTTAAGTACGAGATCACTGACACTGCAGGAAAGGTGTTTTGGGCGACCTTGGTTGGAAAAACTTGTACTTGCAAGGTGTGGGACTATGAAAAGTTCCCTTGTCTGCATGGACTGGCAGCTTATATCTATTTCGCTAGGAATGTTGATGGCAGGCGCCTTGATATCCATGAGTTGTGCTCAAAATACTACTGGACGGAAATGTGGCATTTGGCGTATTCCAGAACACTTAATGTTGTGCCCGACATGGCTTCTTGGAATGTACCAGATCAGATCAAGGAGGTGAAGATCATACCTCCATATCGCATCAAGCGGCAAGGAAGGAAAAGAGTTTAA
- the LOC106438596 gene encoding uncharacterized protein LOC106438596 encodes MSILCCVPVIECVYCLGCSHWLWKKCMYSAGHESESWGLATSDEFDPIPRLCRLILAVYEEDLHNPMWAPPGGYGLDPDHVILKKDYDQTQGRVTPYMIYLDHDNDAVVLAIRGLNLAKESDYALLLDNKLGQTKFDGGYVHNGLLKAAMWVFEEEHEVLNRLLEENPSYSLTFVGHSLGAGVVSLLVLFVLQNRGRLGNIERKRIRCVAIAPPRCMSLHLAVTYADVINSVVLQDDFLPRTTTALEDVFKSIICLPCLLCLTCVKDTFTFEEKKLKDARRLYAPGRLYHIVVRKPLRLGRYPPVVRTAVPVDGRFDQLVLSCNATADHAIIWIQRESQRALDLMLEEDQVMQIPVEQKIVRQKSVVEEHDEEYRAAIMKAASLNIPMSPSPSYGTFHDTAEEGESSTGGSVNEGSPSMWSFKGMKRKWNRFVDRHFPMDDDDSGDMILKKEESSTLLCR; translated from the exons ATGTCAATACTCTGTTGTGTTCCCGTCATCGAATGCGTATACTGCCTCGGCTGCTCCCACTGGCTGTGGAAGAAATGCATGTACTCGGCAGGCCACGAGAGCGAGAGTTGGGGTTTAGCCACTTCCGACGAGTTCGACCCCATCCCTAGGCTCTGCCGCCTCATCTTAGCCGTCTACGAGGAGGATCTCCACAACCCCATGTGGGCACCTCCCGGTGGCTACGGCCTTGACCCAGATCACGTCATCCTCAAGAAAGACTACGACCAGACTCAAGGTCGTGTCACACCTTACATGATCTACCTGGATCACGACAATGACGCTGTTGTCTTGGCTATTAGAGGGCTTAACTTGGCTAAGGAGAGTGATTACGCTCTTCTTCTTGATAACAAACTTGGGCAGACTAAGTTTGATGGTGGTTATGTGCACAACGGGTTGTTAAAGGCGGCCATGTGGGTTTTTGAGGAGGAGCATGAGGTTTTGAATAGATTACTCGAGGAGAACCCGAGTTATTCCTTGACGTTTGTTGGGCATTCTCTAGGTGCAGGGGTTGTTTCTTTGCTGGTCTTGTTTGTGCTTCAGAACCGGGGGAGGTTAGGGAATATAGAGAGGAAGAGGATAAGATGCGTTGCTATTGCTCCTCCAAGGTGTATGTCTCTCCATCTAGCAGTCACATATGCTGACGTCATCAACTCTGTGGTTCTACAGGATGACTTCTTACCTCGGACTACCACAGCTCTGGAGGATGTCTTCAAGTCAATCATCTG CTTGCCATGCCTCTTGTGTCTCACATGTGTGAAAGATACATTCACATTCGAGGAGAAGAAGCTTAAGGATGCAAGGCGTCTATATGCCCCTGGTAGGTTATACCACATCGTTGTGCGCAAGCCCTTGAG ATTAGGAAGATATCCTCCCGTTGTGAGAACAGCTGTTCCAGTTGATGGGAGGTTTGACCAGTTAGTTCTCTCATGTAATGCGACAGCGGATCACGCCATCATCTGGATTCAAAGGGAGTCACAGAGAGCTCTCGAT TTGATGCTGGAAGAGGACCAAGTTATGCAGATTCCGGTGGAGCAGAAAATTGTGCGGCAGAAATCAgttgttgaggaacatgacgaAGAGTACAGAGCGGCTATCATGAAGGCGGCTTCTCTTAACATCCCCATGTCTCCATCACCTTCATATGGAACATTCCATGATACAGCAGAAGAAggtgaaagctctacaggaggATCAGTTAATGAAGGATCCCCATCCATGTGGTCTTTCAAGGGAATGAAGAGAAAATGGAATCGGTTCGTAGATCGTCATTTTCCTATGGATGATGATGACAGTGGAGATATGatattgaagaaagaggaatCTTCAACTTTGTTGTGTAGGTAA
- the LOC106438599 gene encoding uncharacterized protein LOC106438599 — MAESESEQELIDEGELEKMEWEVREMAKKIREYRKTLPDNLRNTLDSALSSSHSFFPSISSGSDPLPSSSQRLTIAPGTQDQDCEQKLIQLKETVSRNAANMPKVIKRVRECVERIHRLDSLGGRTIHPAFTRRRLN, encoded by the exons ATGGCGGAGTCGGAATCGGAGCAAGAGCTCATTGATGAAGGAGAGCTGGAGAAAATGGAGTGGGAGGTGAGGGAGATGGCGAAGAAGATAAGAGAGTACAGGAAAACCCTACCGGATAACCTCAGGAACACCCTTGATTCCGCGCTTTCCTCCTCTCATAGCTTCTTCCCCAGCATCTCTTCCGGGTCGGATCCTCTTCCCTCTTCTTCTCAACGCCTCACTATCGCCCCAG GAACTCAAGACCAAGACTGTGAACAGAAATTGATTCAGCTCAAGGAAACAGTGTCGAGGAACGCTGCAAACATGCCTAAAGTTATAAAGAGAGTGCGTGAATGTGTAGAGCGGATTCACAGACTCGATTCTTTGGGCGGAAGAACCATTCACCCTGCTTTCACTAGGCGCAGACTCAACTGa
- the LOC106438601 gene encoding DEAD-box ATP-dependent RNA helicase 8-like, which translates to MMNNNNNNNRGGGGGRYPPGIGAGRGAINPNPNFQSRPGYQQQQQPQYVQRGGYSHQQQQFQQATSQPPRQYQQQQHQQQWLPRPQISTGNSNGGGGGDAVVEVEKTVLSDTNSEDWKARLKLPAPDTRYRTEDVTATKGNEFEDYFLKRELLMGIYEKGFERPSPIQEESIPIALTGRDILARAKNGTGKTAAFCIPVLEKIDQDNNVIQAVIIVPTRELALQTSQVCKELGKHLKIQVMVTTGGTSLKDDIMRLYQPVHLLVGTPGRILDLTKKGVCVLKDCSVLAMDEADKLLSQEFQPSVEHLISFLPQNRQILMFSATFPVTVKYFKDRFLTNPYIINLMDELTLKGITQFYAFVEERQKIHCLNTLFSKLQINQSIIFCNSVNRVELLAKKITELGYSCFYIHAKMLQDHRNRVFHDFRNGACRNLVCTDLFTRGIDIQAVNVVINFDFPKNAETYLHRVGRSGRFGHLGLAVNLITYEDRFNLYRIEQELGTEIKQIPPHIDQAIYCQ; encoded by the exons ATgatgaacaacaacaacaacaataaccgaggaggaggaggaggaaggtaCCCTCCAGGGATTGGCGCTGGCCGTGGTGCCattaaccctaaccctaacttCCAGTCCCGGCCTGGCtatcagcagcagcagcagccgcAGTACGTTCAGCGAGGCGGTTACTCCCACCAACAACAGCAGTTTCAGCAAGCCACGTCTCAGCCTCCTCGTCAATACCAGCAGCAGCAACATCAGCAGCAATGGCTTCCTAGACCCCAGATCTCTACCGGTAACAGtaacggaggaggaggaggagacgcTGTCGTTGAAGTTGAAAAAACTGTTCTCTCCGACACAAA TTCGGAAGACTGGAAAGCGAGGCTAAAACTACCTGCACCTGATACTCGCTACAGAACTGAG GATGTGACAGCCACTAAGGGAAACGAGTTTGAAGACTATTTTCTGAAACGAGAGCTTTTAATGGGAATCTATGAGAAGGGTTTTGAAAGACCTTCTCCTATTCAGGAAGAGAGTATTCCTATCGCCTTGACTGGTAGAGATATCCTTGCCCGAGCTAAGAACGGCACTGGCAAGACTGCCGCCTTTTGTATCCCTGTCTTGGAAAAAATTGACCAAGATAACAACGTTATTCAAG CTGTGATCATTGTTCCAACTCGAGAGTTAGCCCTTCAGACATCACAGGTGTGTAAGGAGTTGGGGAAGCATTTGAAGATTCAAGTCATGGTCACCACTGGAGGCACCAGTCTGAAAGATGATATCATGCGTTTGTATCAGCCTGTCCATTTACTCGTAGGAACTCCTGGAAGAATTTTGGATCTCACCAAGAAAGGTGTTTGCGTTTTGAAAGATTGTTCTGTGCTCGCTATGGATGAG GCTGATAAGCTTTTGTCTCAAGAGTTCCAACCTTCAGTGGAACATTTGATCAGCTTTCTTCCCCAAAATCGCCAGATTTTGATGTTCTCAGCCACGTTTCCTGTCACTGTCAAGTATTTTAAGGATCGGTTTTTGACGAATCCTTACATCATTAATCTCATGGATGAACTTACGCTCAAGGGTATTACCCAATTCTATGCTTTTGTTGAAGAACGACAGAAGATTCATTGCTTGAATACACTATTCTCCAAG CTGCAAATTAACCAATCGATCATATTCTGCAACTCCGTGAACCGTGTGGAGCTCTTAGCTAAGAAAATTACGGAGCTTGGCTATTCATGCTTTTACATCCATGCAAAGATGCTTCAAGACCACCGAAACAGAGTGTTCCATGACTTCCGCAATGGTGCATGCCGGAATCTTGTGTGTACTG ACCTGTTCACACGTGGGATTGACATTCAAGCAGTCAATGTGGTGATAAACTTTGATTTCCCAAAGAATGCAGAAACGTATCTTCACAGG GTTGGTCGATCAGGAAGGTTTGGCCATCTTggtttagctgtgaatcttatCACCTATGAGGACCGCTTTAACCT CTACCGGATTGAGCAAGAGCTTGGAACGGAGATCAAGCAAATTCCTCCACACATCGATCAGGCAATTTATTGCCAATAA